The Biomphalaria glabrata chromosome 15, xgBioGlab47.1, whole genome shotgun sequence region ATTTGGGGCATTCGTTCACTTTCACTTTAAAAAGCCGCGTTACCTGGTCACACGCTGGTATTGGGTCTTGAAGTTGTCACTTTATCTGATGACGGGTCTTGTTAACATACTCGGATGTCCTCACTAGAGGCCTTAGAGGGgttagaacagcggttctcaaccttttatgctcggcgacccctttttacaatcccccactcttccgcgacctccgcacacacacacacacacacatacagcaatagaagaatagacaataacaatccttattttcgatggtcttaggcgacccctggcaaatcgtcaatcgactcccaaggggggtcgcgacccacaggttgagaacctctgggTTAGAAGAAGGTGTCAGACGGGTATGGGGTGTCCTCGCGGTCGGAGGGCGTCTACTACGATTCGGAGTGAACATTACCTTACAATGGGTGCCCGCCCATTGTGGAAGTGGTCAGTCACGATTTGGCGGACCACCTCGCAAAAAAAACGCGGTCGCGACGTCACTCGAGCATGATGAGCCGTGCACTTACCAAAGTGTCCGATCCCCGATCCCTGGCCGACAAACGTTTGTTGGCGCTTTGGTACGATGGCTGGGATTCTTCGGATAAGGGCCGTGAGCTCCACAGGGCCCAGAAGTGGACCAGACAAAAGAGATGCGTGGTGGCAACCTAATTGTGCGGAACAGgcggtcctagcccagttccgagtcggACACTATCCAATTGGTGTTTACTTCGGACGGTGGAGGGAAAGctacgacacacggtgccgccactgAATGGAGGACGACGAGacaataaaacacattttttatgaATGCAGAGTTCTGCACGAAAGACGATTGGGACAGGGATTTGATAGAGAGATAACTGGTACATGTCGGACACTAAGGCTGTCCTTGTAGGGGACAGGGCGACCTTAagactcactgctcgcttccctttcacgtgctctaagggggtaattctcagcatggttcGCTACCAATGGGGTTTATGATTCGGTGGCGGTAGCCAGTGGGGCGCACTGATGACACGTAGTCTGTCAACACTTCTCTGGCAGCCCTGCTCCCTACCTCCCCGATAAACagacacaattatttttttgttaaagtaaaGAATCTGTAAGGAACAACGAAGCTCCAATTACCATTTATATCAAGGGATTACCAGTGACTTTAATTTGGTTTGGTTTGCTTTGCATACATATTTTATTACTCATTTATTTATCACAATAGACATTTAACTATGACGCTGGAGAGCGGGTCAAACGTAAAAGTCACTACTGTGTTTATGAAGTTACAATTTGCTAACTCTGTATCTGATAGAAGTTAAACTACCTGTGACAAAATTCTATACCTTTTTCGTTATTCTATAACTTTAAACAAGTGAAGTCAACTTGATATAAATGGTAATTTACACTTTGTTGTTTCCCGTTGTGTTACTtactacaatataaaaaaaaaaattgagcggaaaaaaaaaaggccaaaagtatagaaatagatgcactgaTTTTGGACTTTGTTAATCAAAAGgccaaaaaatgaaattttagtaAATGATTGTGACATCTATTTAATTATAACTGATTTAAATAAAGCTAGAGTTTTGCTAACTGTGGTGgaaaaaaacgcaagctcaaaatctatggccatattacaagatcttcggggctcgccaagaccttccttcagggaacagtaccaggaaaaaaaagaagaggcagacagagaaagcgatgggaggacagcataaaagaatggacgagccttccattgaaagaggttctaaacaaggcaaaaaaggacagggaggaatggagaaagacggtcgacgagtcttgcttggtgccccaactgtccaacagactaagggataggcaAAGAGTTTTGTTCAATGTTTACTATTTGGACACACAGaaggtttatatatatatatatatatattttttcgtgatcgaagatgagcacattttctcatttcctatggactcgaagatgactgtaaagacCATTCCTCGCATTCAACATGGGAGATATAAATGTGGCTTGCGCGGATGAAAATTTATTGTATTAAAGTTGGGGGACAATATTGAGTGCatagttattttgtttatttgaaaCAACTTTTAGTTGTTTAGTTCTGTGAGAAGTTGTACAAACATTAAGACAAGTTTATTTCAACGGAGTCCTGACTGAATCAAACGTAAGGATTTTATTCCCTGGAAAATATACCGATACATACAGGCTGCTCGATAAGTTTTGCCACACACTAAATTCGTCTTAATGGAAAAAAGGGGGCCCACCAACATaatcttgaacccgggcccacgggtaccttgctacgccactgcatatattcccaacctgtgaccgcagctgtgcatcaaggattggccttaCTGACTCTTTTGAGCCCTTCAAATAATAAAAACCCGGGCCATCGGGTACCTTGCTAGGCCACTgcatatatgcccaacctgtgaccgaaGCTGTGCATCAAGGACTGGCCTCTTTAGCCACACAAGACGTTGCACAGGGAAATGATTCAGCATGATCAGACCATGAAACTATCAGACAATCGATCATATGGGAAAGACAATAAAAACATGGGCGATCTAAACAGTttatctataaaacaaaaatcatgaaACGAAGCAAAATGTACACAAAATCGTATAGGCCCACATTCGTTATtatgttataaattacagacgttccttcaataGATGAGATAATTGCGTCCTAAGCgtattcatgcatgttaataagaGACTTAAACTCATCTAAGTAgattgttttcctggctgattcaggtaaCCCGCTCCATGCTTTAATGCACTATAGAAGGAGCACTTATACGAATTAGTccaagcatatggaataagaaatgtgtcttgtTAGTAATATTAGGCCTTTACTAAATAAAGTGTTTCCGAGATGAAGAGGCTTAGCAGTCTTACTGAGAATCTTAAAGGTAAGGTCCTCCCATTTTACACCCTCCCTCTATTAGTTTGTCCAGCAGATAATGACATCCTTATGTGTGTGGCCACGATCTAGATCCAGATGTTTACTatgtagagagaaaaaaaagtcccTAAAGCCCTACTTATTTTGTACGTAGCAGGTCACTTAAGTCAGAATATTAACACGGCTACAGGTCCACAACGACAACGAATGACCTAATGTTATGCGGTCAATGACCTATACGAATACCTGGACATGTAAAGGCTATCTGATAATCTCTTTAGCACGGAGCAAATGTTTACAATCAATGACGTCACACGTCCAGTTGCGGGGCTGTATTAAATTACTATATCTTTTTATAGTTAATCAACAAACATAGACTCTAATATCAATTTTCTGGTTCTGTTTTACTTCCAATTATTAGTACTCGGAGCCCTAGCCCTTTTAGTACTCTGAGCAGTGTTAGTACTTTGAGCCATATTAGTATACAAAGCCCTATAAATAGACTTTAAAATCTACATAACTTTTTAAGTACAATCTGAATATAATGCTGAGCATGGAGGGCGCCTGGCCACCTGTGTTTGTGCGAATGTTGAACGATTGTAAAACGTTGCTTCGCCtgaaaaatatcaaactaaatatagaaCTTTCTGAAATCATGCGTTCTGTCCCTTGTGTAGCTTTCTGACGTGTTGTAGCCTATTGGTTGGTGTGAAGCCAGCATATCACTCTAATTGCTGATTGGCAAAATGAACTAGACTTGCCCCATAAAATGTCAGTCCTTTAAAGGAACCATAGTGTTTAGCTTGTATATAGAGTCTTATAGTGTCTGTCTTAGTGCCGTCCAcaacttttacaaagcttatatcaacctattctgtctgtctgtctgtctggttaaaagtttgtacacgttatttcttccacacccaatctcggatcaagttgaaagtttgaacaattatttattgtacctgacaaaacatgaatcattttaaaaattaaccaaatagtcaaattaattattggtaattaattaattaaatgtattGTTTGGTAATAAATAAGGTAAATAatgtctacattattgagatatttagctgtaagtgcggagttcttcccccttGATACGCCcctttgtaatttttattttttattttgcttgttttgaaTTAAACACGCACCATTCCACGTTAAACCCACGTTCCGCACATGTGCTTCCAACGTTTGACCAaaagagtaaaataaaataggaattgaaaaaaaaaaaaaaaaaaagttctaagcTCCAAGTTTCGAACTCGGGACATCTGTGGGTCACTACGAGCTCTATCCTTTACAGCGCCCATCAAAAATATTTACCCAAAATGACTCCCCCCATTACGAGGGACCACGTATTCCGGCCTTTATATGGACCACGAATGTTGACACTctacaagctaaaaaaaaaaatacatgaacacattCTTTTGTTTCATGATGTTTCTATCGATCTCATGGAATCAATATCCGGAATCAATAAATACTTCTATAACACGCCCTATTATATTGGGCGTGAGCTAGAACGAATGCTATTTTTAGCCATGTGACCCTCACGTCGGTCACGTGCACTTTCATCACATGCTAGGAATGTTGGGATATATTTTTCTGTGGTCTGCTGATGAtgcattctagatctagtataaaagCCAAAAGTATCAACCCAAAAATAAATCAAGGGACTTTTTAAACTgccatggaatccacatattgatgaaactataaaaaaaaaaaaaaaaagccttaggatttattaaaaagaaatttctataaatcaaatgagaacataaaactaaaatgttatttaaccttggttaggccaataatagaatatgcatcctccgtttgggatccctcaactcaagataacattaagaaactaaaacagacacaaaatagagcagtgagattcataacaaacaaatattcacacttaactagagtaacacctttagtaaaatctctaaatttagaaagccttcaggacagaagactcaaaagtaaagtagcaattatacataaaacactgaaccataatcttcaatatacaaaaacaaaatttaataaaatactcagaaagacacaaagataaaggcacattcctcgtcccatatgctaggacaaagttgtacaaatactccttcttccctagtgctattagagcatggaatgggttgcctgagctagccaggaaaaccagagacttggcagaatttaggcctaagtcattggttaatatgcatgactaaatgcatgacgcgtaggacgtaatcatcttcttttttgaagtaacgtctgtattacataagataagataagaagattattGGTTATAGAATATTACTGACGTCCTGTCATTGTATGAATAAAGCACAGAACTACAAATATGTGTCGTCATAGTGCCCTGTCATGTTCCAACTTTTTGAATATTTCTGAAACACTCAGGAACTTAGGTCTTGTCTGCTTCCCTATCTTTCCAAAAACCCAAATCCAACATATGAAAAGATACGGATAAAGAATTTTCTCTTTCAAAGGGTTACAAATTTCAGACCTGTAAGAGATGTGTCCATGCCATTTGTCATAAACGATTGGAGAGAAATTTAATTAAGACTCGTCTACTTAATATCGATAAGTCAATATGTTTGTCCAGAGTAAAAATGTTCGGAGTAAAGAGACAAATTaacgattttgtttttaaagtaaattcgTATATCTAAAAACTTGAGGTCCTGATTTACAACAGGGCAGGCTTAACCCTCAAAGGTTTGCATCtacaaattattatattaaaaacttTTGAAAACATGCAttcttaatattaaaaaaaaaaaaaggaaagcgaGATAAAATGCACAAGTAGGCCTGCTCTAATGTGTCTTTACACTATAATCACTCAAATCCACTGTCCGTAAAACTTCAAAAGAGGTTGGGGGTCTTCTTTGAAACGGGGCCTCGACTTACTTAAATCTCTACGTGTTAAAtacgtattattattattattattgtacaaAGAAGAGGATGTGAatattatggagtgtgtgtttctatCGTGGCAGTGAGAAGACGTCAGCGAATGATTGGTGGCTATGcaatgtgaatgatgcaagataagcgtcAGTGTCGTAAGCTGTCTTGTATAGGCCAGACTACTCCAGAATgtcagagtgaaaagacgtgtgtTTGTAGTGAATTAGATtcaaaacacaattttatagtattaCTAAAAGTCTTCCACATTTATTTAATGTACCTCAAGTCGAATTAGTCTATTCTATATtcattatattgtaataaaaattatatatagtattgctcacaaaagaagttattcaagttattttaagttgtataagttaagatataatacgcctacagcggtatAGTTGTCTCTGGTCTAGCAGCAGTCTGGTGCTTAAGGTCAACAAACGTGGACAGCAATGAAGAAAAGCTTTTTTGTTTCACATTCACATGTACTTTAACAAAGCCGTCTTTCCACTTGAAAAGACCCTAAGCCAGGggtctcaacctgtgggtcgtgacACCTTGGGGGGtggattgacgatttgccaggggtcgccaaagaccatcgaaaatatggattgtttttgtctattcttcttttgctttgtgtgtgtggagaggggggggggtcgcggccgaGTGGGGGATTCTTAaatggggtcgccgagcttaaaaggttgagaaccgctgccctaaGCTATTTAAGATATCTGGCCCTTTTGTGACCCATTATATGCCTAAGTCCAGATATCGTATGTTAGTTCTTGTGTTGCCTCTAAGTAAAGCCGGCCCTGTACTTTAGTGCCGCTATTGTGAGGTCCATTCTAATCATAGCACAAAGATCGATAGgtctatatattattttaatacaactttaaaccaaaattacattaaaaattttgAATTCAGTTGTTTacacgtagatctagatctatgacctATTGGtctttttagatctatttttaaagcagaaaaaacaaaagtcatATTATAATACCGTCCACTTAGCGAGACATACACAGAAgcatatatactatatatattaaagtattaCCCTGTTTAAAAATTACTCCATCTTGGCTACATAAAACCACTAGACCagaccttttaagctcggcgaccccattttacaatcccccactctgccgcgacccccccccccccccacatacagcaatagaagagtagataataacaatccatattttcaatggtcttaagcgacccctggcaaatggtcaatcgacccctaagtgGATCGCGGTCCACAGGATCAGAACCCCTGCACTAGACTTTCACCTATGTCAACATTGGGTTAAACTCTTTACATATAAACTCTAGTTCAAATGTGAATTTTGTGTTtatgaatataaatataacataatCAGGACACATCCATGAAATAAAAAGGTTAGGTACAATTGGAAAGATCTAATCTTCAAAACgtaaacatgaaataaaaggGTAAaagaaattagatctagatctatttccaaacaaaacaaacgaaTCTACTAGCCGAAAGGTTAGGTAAAATTAGAAAGATAAGATCTAAacttcaaaatgtaaacataaaacaaaaggGTAAAAGAAATTAGATTAGATCTTAATCTATTTcgaaacatctagatctagatctatttccaaACTAAATGAATGAATCGACTGGCCATACGTAAATAAATGGGTGTGTCCAATATTTACGACAACTGGATACAATTACGGTAAAGTTATGATTCTCTATGAACGTAATTACTAGCCATGTCAGCATGCAGaaaaacaaatctagatctagatactttagatagcaaaaaataaatgaaatattataaCTAGCGTTGAACTAACCTGTCATTCTGTATACAGGACGAACTTTAATAATTTTCCTCAAGACAAACTATCCCTAGGAGTCCCTTGTTTTCGTTATTTAATCCTCGTGTGACCTAGCACACATTTAGTCATAGTGTTGTGGGAAGTCGTGTGTCACCTTCGCAGTCAACACACCTGAATAGAGACAAGATTCGATTTATAAATAGAACACAGAGATTTCCCACAGGTATGATTCATAAGGGGAGAACactatgaaaatgttttattttcagtgttATCTCCCTTTAGGCACTTCACTCTTATAATGTTTCATAGTTTTCTAAGTTTACACTaaagaaaatgtgtttttattaatCAGCGtggaaataaatttaattaagtgtttttgtaaatattttgttgttgttgaataaTTTATAAAAGGGGTCGCGACGTTTAAGCGCAGCAATTTTGGCACGATGGTCGTTGGCGCGGCCGTTTTGTCGCGATAagtttttagaataatttataaaacaaaactttcttTATATTAAACATTTAACTATAAGTTAATCCGGCTAggaggcagtggcgtagcatccattgcgcgaaggggttcaatgagcCCGGGCCCACAAGCAATAGGGGCCCACATCTGTGGCGTTGCAAGGCCAGTTGGAGCCCACAttagaacttaggaagaacatttgtttgttcatttgaaacacttttaagtagTTTAATTCTGTTAattaagaagttgtaaaaacattgacttttaagacactattacttatttgcagtcctaactgaatcaaacgttatgacataattactttttttaagaaaaaggtatgatctttacattggaatgtctttacatttagtttactcattgtttgtcacacactaaatttgtcttattggctggaaaGGAGCCCATCAAGAAGTTCTTGAACTACTGTGATATTTAcgtgtgtagcaggcagtggttacgtcctatagtcatcgcagtaatggtgtgatatttacttgtgtagcaggcagtggttacatcctatagtcctcgcagtactggtgtgatatttacttgtgtagcaggcagtggttacatcctatagtcatcgcagtactggtgtgatatttactagTGTAgaaggcagtggttacgtcctatagtcatcgcagtactggtgtgatatttactagTGTAgaaggcagtggttacgtcgtatacatctacagtctctggccatcacctaaattaaaatttaacttaacactaatagtccaatatttaaactacatgcttacatattacttcataatgtgtcttaaaacgaatagatattaattaataatatcgttttatcccatgcttttaagaatgtgcgcttataatactgtctctaattcagtcacaagaagcactgacacttgatttccaacatcaattcggtccaacaccaagccgtgtttatgccatctcccatttagctcgagcctgtcacacaagtcctgggttggatccccatactaaatgaaatatagatgttcaatgttttcttggaggttcagcgagtgactatttaaattattccgatagtggattccagcggtggttgattttgaaaccaatacgatgccaatgctcagacattctcatcgtatgacctcaaaaccatccattcgaagtttgtttctttattttcttgcggtggttgattttgaaaccaatacgatacCAATgtccatacattctcatcgtatgacctcaaaaccatccattcgaagtttgtttctttgttttcttgcggtggttgattttgaaaccaatacgatacCAATGCCCAgacattcacatcgtatgaccttaaaaccatccattcgaataactttttttttttaaaaggtacgatctttacattggaatgtctttgcttttagattactcatttttgtcacacactaaatttgtcttattggatGGAGGGGGacccaccaagatgttcttgaacccgggcccacgggtaccttgctacgccactagcaggaggggctcgttagccatggctggctacccacctaggagatgGAAagctctgaattcaaacctttgttgccttgcagctatacggtctatacccaatcatgggaaaggctacgggagtcaaccctggggaaaaatcaggagctggcgacatGGCGACCCtaatgcagtttgcagcacccagtgctacatcttggcagaacctgcgacgccgctgaccccaaactgtatcggcactgccgttcctttggataggCCTACATTAGCTGCGTGGATAGGGGttaactgatgtgtgggcgacatctttccgaccacagctaatgcccaggtattcatctcatttccacgAGATGATCCAGTCACTAAGCGACTGAAGTAGGCCATAGAATAAGTTAATCAAGttttatactttgttttaattcattttattcTAATGTGTGTAAAATGAGGAATTTTCTaatgaaagtaagaaaaaaaaaagagccaatGAAGgaggcaaagaaaaaaaaactcatattGCGAACAATGGATGCTCGTGTTCTGAGTGCTCAGGACTTTTCTGGAtagtcccgggtttgaatcctaccCGCCAAAATCCCCGCCATCTTGTGCTTGATAGGCCTAGCCTATATACACATCGAGCTAATCTTATCACGACTTCTGCTTGCAATAAAGGAGTTGCGCTGAATGCGctctgtcataaaaaaaaaaaccaaagctgCATTTATATGTAAAGACCACAGCTACACGCGGACAATTTTGCCAACAGTAAGATTTAAACTATTGTTggtaaaaatgaaatgaaaaatatttgcaTGTGATATCACATCTTAAAATCTTTAGACCCGTTGAAATTTAggtaaatattttgtatctCTTTTATGGTGGCTCCTCTGTTTTGGATCCTTGGGACATTATATATTGAAGGTTGCTCACTGAATATCTTAATATCTTGCCTTGAATTAGAGGGAGATGTAATAACATATGTTGTTAAAATTTTGGTATGAAGAtctcaatcattttttttcgtATGTCTAGAATGATCTCCCCTGGTTGTTAAGGACAccattttgaatgtttttgtaATAGCTTGGCACCTCGTGAATCGGAATAATACTTGGAAGttgttatatttaaattaacGTTTCAAAATGGGAGATTCTGTTGATGCCAAGAAGAAACCTACATCTGATGAAATATTAAGTGATATAAATCTTGGTGTGAAGAGTGAATCATCCGTTCAAAACACTTATATAATTAGACCTAATTATTCACAAAAGTAAGTtacttgactagatctagatctaagtttaaacttaaactttAAAGTTACCAACGGCACACCGTGCCACACGTACCGACTAGACTAGTACTCAAGTAGATCTACTAGGACTACCGGTCAATTCaattagagatagatctagatctctactgTCTCTAGTACACAGTAGTagtagatagtagatctagtaactagtaaaatctagatctagttaaagtCTGTTAAAGTTAGTTTAGACTAGTCTTAAGTCAAAAAGCTTAGTCTTAGAAATAAtcatctagatgatagatctaaattattctaaatagaTGGACTATGAATAGTATGATCTATAAATGATATGGCATGGATATGGTGATATTCAGATATGGTTAACATGCGCATGACATGTAACAGTAATAGGACTactaggacataatcatcttcttttttgaagtaagctagcttctgtattattatttaagaaAAGAACATTTAACTTTTCTTGGTCTAGATTGCCTAGAATGTCTACTCTAAATCTAAATAGTGATtcaaatagattctagatcatctagttgatctagatctctagatctagaaagggTCTAGATTATAATAGATAGTGAttctaatactactaatagattctagatcatctagtagatctagatctctcgAAATAGAAAGggtctagatgatagatctagatctagaataagcGCTCATTAGAGTTGCATTAGAGAATAATCCATCAGGTTTATTTGTTTGACAACATAACTGTCATAACAGACATTGAAATCCTACAATTGTCACAGATAACTCTTGATCGCTCCTCATCGCATGAAGCCAGGAGTATCATAGTTTCATCATATTATAAGGCAAGGAGATCGGTAATCAGTATGTagatctaaaaaacaaaaaagaaaagaagcagGCATATCTGCCTCAGACCCAAGCTACCCTTGCCATCTATTAGTCCatcttttgaaagaaaaattttTTCTCCAGAGCCATTTTCAAATTCACAATTAGACATCAATTATACAATTAATCCCATAatgattaaacatttttttcagattattttatccattttcttttctttcttttttttttatcatagtaaattttattttacatttattctatttttttgtgaaaaagAATATAAGAAAAATCTGTTTGAATTGCAGTCTCTAAATTTACATAACTAGACTGAGATGATCTGTAAATGTTAATTGCTTTTTGTTTGTCAAATCTAGATTTCGGCCAGCCAATGTCAAGGAACTGATTCACACAGTATTGGGTGAGAAGCTATCAGGTGTTACATACTCATCAGAAGAATCTACAGCATTGACAAAAGACATTGCAGACTCtataaagtttaaattaaaaGGTATACATAATTAAATATGTGTAGAATTTAAAGTGTAGAGAGCAGTTAAACCTGCAATTTTAATCAAAATAGTTTGAattgaataatgtttgaatctctggatctaaatatatctagatatactgtaatgaCTCAAAAATAAGACGTGTAGAAGTTGGGTTTAATTGGATATTTCAGATATTTCGTTAGAGTACATTAAAAAGTTAGAACGGAAATAGGTTAGAGAGAAAAAAGGACGAAGAGACGCCTTGTAGTGAATTTGACAACATCGACTGTGTCCTTCTTTATGTAATATAGTATTGTGTTCTAAATGGCCAGATTAACTTATTCAATActattcattctgttgtttgGTTTTAAAGGACTTGCCTATATCATTTCAATTAAATGGTTTGTTGAATATCTCAACCACCAACACTATATAACATAATTTTAACAACCAAAGCTAATAAAAGTGAAAATAATTATGTCCTTAAGGTATCCATATATTAATcattagtcatgcatgttaattaga contains the following coding sequences:
- the LOC106069931 gene encoding dynein light chain Tctex-type protein 2B-like, whose protein sequence is MGDSVDAKKKPTSDEILSDINLGVKSESSVQNTYIIRPNYSQKFRPANVKELIHTVLGEKLSGVTYSSEESTALTKDIADSIKFKLKDLGYDRYKFIVQVVIGEQRGEGVKMGCRCFWDSDTDNYAQDIFINESLFCVAAAYGVFKY